The window CATTACTCAAAAAGATTGAATCCAAACATCCAGATGCAGAGTCTATTTATACGATATGTGACAATGCTAGATATTACCGATCGAAAAAGGTGAAAGAATATTTGGAAATATCTAAAGTAAAGATTGTGTTTTTACCACCCTATTCACCAAATTTGAATTTGATAGAAAGACTTTGGAAATATTTCCGAAAGAAAGTACTCAATAATAAATACCACTACAGCGACACTTTTTTTCGCAGCTTCAGCTGCAATTTTTTGAATTCCTTTATTTTTGTTTTTCTATGAGAACGATAAGCACTATAATTTCTTTTCTGGTGGTACCTGATAAGTTCAATTACGTATTTTTTATCAAGTGGAATAACCGGCAGAACGGCCTCCAACAGCATACGAGCTTGTGGTAAAGTCAGAGCCGGTGTTTTTTTTTTAATACTCCGCGTATTCTAAGCAAAAATAATTGTGCCAAAAAAACAAACGTCATATGCCTATGCCAGGCGGGCCAGGAACGATGTTCATAATCTGCCATGCCTAATTCGCTTTTGCCTTCTTGAAATGATTGCTCAATAGGCCAGCGTAATACACATACACGAATCATTTCTTCAAATGTCGTCTCTGCCGGAGCATTGCTGAGGCAGTACTTTATTTCATGTGTTTTAGGATCTTTTCTTAAAAACAGCCATCTTTCCTTCTCCGCGCCACTGTCATCGCCTGCAAACACCCTGGTTCGAGCGACAAATCCATAAATTGGCCCTTTTGCTCCTTCAGCAAGTTTGGCCAGATTCCACTTTACATTTCCGTCCTGTGCTATATCGGATACTTTTCTTTCAACTCTCTTCCGGCAAGCTTCACCATCTTGCGTGCTCACTAACACTTTCCGATTCTTTGCTATATCAGCTAGATAAAAAACCTGTGGAGGAAGATTGTCTAAAAAATCAGGGCTATTGCCAAATATACTATCACACGTTATCCAACGAAATGGGAACAGCCCACCCGTACTCAATTCAGCAATCATCTCAACGGCAAGTTCCGGTTTCTTCCTGAATACCAAATCTTCCGGCACTTTGCATCTTTCACGTCTCTCTTTATACTCAGGGTCAAACCACTTTTCAGGCACATACAGCCGGCGGTCTATCAATCCATACCCCTTCGTACTCGTATATGCCACGTACACTCCAGACTGACAATTTTCTATTTTACCAAGACGGCCACAATATTGACGAGCGACTCCCACCGATTCCTTTCCTTTTTTCACCACTTCGCTACTATCAACACTGAGTACTCCATCAGCTTCGGACAATAGTTTTGAGAGTTCCTCTTTGTGCCGTGAAGCGATAAATTCTCCATCCCACTTGTACTCTCCCATGAACCGTTGCAAGCTTCGTACTGTATCTTTACCTCGGAGTCGAAGTGCTATTGGCTCTATCGATTTACGATCAAGCTTACTTAATAAACCCTGCAAATAGCACAAGCTCAAATCTTTCTGCTCTTTCCGTCTGAATCCCTCCTCAAACAATGCGTGATACTTCTCCAACTCTGTTGCAAGCTTTCCGATATCGCTTGCACTCAATTCAACTCCGGGTTCTACTTCAGGACTCCAGTCCGGGGACGTACTATCATACTGCTTCTCCTTTCCAATGGCAGATTGCTGTAAGGTCTGTTTGAAAGGAGATACTTTCGGGTAAGTAATGGTTCTGTTTTGTCTTGTTTAATCTTTTGTCTGCCTTGTGGATCTAATACATAAAAATAAACCTCCTTGCTGTTTCCATGGTATATAAATCCTTTCTGCTTTTTACGATAGCCCTTCGTGTTGCCAATTTTTACCCAGTTAGCTGCCTGATAACACGTTCCTGAAAATTTTGATGGATCGATAAATGTTTCCAGAAATAATAATCGGGTGCCATACTTCTCTACCCAATCTTTCTGCAATTGTCGGACAACTCGTGATAAAATATGTGATGCAATATTTTTTACCTCTACCCATGGCATGATCAGAAAGCGACTATTGTTTAGTACTTTGTCTAAAGCCTTTCTGCGCTCCTGCACATTCCAGCCTATGATAATGTCCCTGCAATATAACCGCTCTACTGCGGATTGCCAGCCCAGTGCCGCCACTAATCGATCAGAGCTGTATATTAAATACCTTATGTTCTGCCCTACTAATACTCGATAGCCCAAATAGTGATATCTTCTATTGACGTACTTCCATATGCGGCCACTTTCTTTATCCGTTACGCTCTTTATCTTTAACGGAAGAAACACCTTTATGTTTCCCTTGATTTCTGTGGTATCTAACTCCACA is drawn from Candidatus Scalindua sp. and contains these coding sequences:
- a CDS encoding DUF4338 domain-containing protein is translated as MGKPPEGRRLVIRGREISEADIAVVRGLIEHYGNRGRVYISIKLSEHWQWKQANGHLKDRACRSILQSLSERGFIQLPASKRAPSCKNERPLEHVELDTTEIKGNIKVFLPLKIKSVTDKESGRIWKYVNRRYHYLGYRVLVGQNIRYLIYSSDRLVAALGWQSAVERLYCRDIIIGWNVQERRKALDKVLNNSRFLIMPWVEVKNIASHILSRVVRQLQKDWVEKYGTRLLFLETFIDPSKFSGTCYQAANWVKIGNTKGYRKKQKGFIYHGNSKEVYFYVLDPQGRQKIKQDKTEPLLTRKYLLSNRPYSNLPLERRSSMIVRPRTGVLK
- a CDS encoding IS701 family transposase, coding for MSASDIGKLATELEKYHALFEEGFRRKEQKDLSLCYLQGLLSKLDRKSIEPIALRLRGKDTVRSLQRFMGEYKWDGEFIASRHKEELSKLLSEADGVLSVDSSEVVKKGKESVGVARQYCGRLGKIENCQSGVYVAYTSTKGYGLIDRRLYVPEKWFDPEYKERRERCKVPEDLVFRKKPELAVEMIAELSTGGLFPFRWITCDSIFGNSPDFLDNLPPQVFYLADIAKNRKVLVSTQDGEACRKRVERKVSDIAQDGNVKWNLAKLAEGAKGPIYGFVARTRVFAGDDSGAEKERWLFLRKDPKTHEIKYCLSNAPAETTFEEMIRVCVLRWPIEQSFQEGKSELGMADYEHRSWPAWHRHMTFVFLAQLFLLRIRGVLKKKHRL